The following are from one region of the Arachis duranensis cultivar V14167 chromosome 10, aradu.V14167.gnm2.J7QH, whole genome shotgun sequence genome:
- the LOC107469783 gene encoding uncharacterized protein LOC107469783 — protein sequence MSKFKTIDTFFKRKDQENENASTITTPILEGSSNFITSSSSLNSSKRPRLLPNQLDVFRLERDPGMRPMIWKFSPNKRDEIRRAYIKVGPNQPILDNYPFSGDKSHRRFQASWFKLFPSWLEYSIEDDAIYCFPYFIFAKEPSINTGSNTFIENGFRNWKKVNSGKECALLNHIGKGPNSFHHKVLKSCDDLMKQSQHIDRLLHKQTLEEIEKNRIRVGASIDFIRWLTFQGCAYRGHDESQSSSNRGNFLEMLKFFGFYNERVKKNVLKNAPKNAKYTSNDVQKEILHILATKVRNSIREEIGDAKFCIIVDETRDESKKEQMAIVLRFVTLDGFVKERFFDIVHVTDTCATTLKKELIFVLSHYTCALFCS from the coding sequence ATGAGTAAGTTCAAAACCAttgatacattttttaaaagaaaagatcaAGAGAATGAAAATGCTTCTACTATTACTACTCCAATACTTGAGGGGTCATCAAATTTCATTACTTCAAGTTCTTCATTGAATAGCTCAAAGCGTCCACGACTTCTTCCAAATCAACTGGATGTTTTTCGTTTGGAAAGAGATCCTGGAATGCGACCAATGATTTGGAAGTTTTCTCCAAATAAAAGAGATGAAATCCGTCGGGCTTATATTAAAGTTGGGCCAAATCAACCAATTCTTGATAATTATCCATTTTCTGGTGATAAAAGTCATCGTCGCTTTCAAGCTTCATGGTTTAAATTGTTCCCATCTTGGTTAGAATATTCTATAGAAGATGATGCTATATATTGTTTTCCGTACTTTATTTTTGCTAAGGAACCTTCAATCAATACGGGTTCAAATACTTTTATTGAGAATGGTTTcaggaattggaagaaagtaaaTAGTGGAAAAGAATGTGCTCTTTTGAATCACATTGGCAAAGGTCCTAACTCATTCCATCATAAAGTGCTGAAATCATGTGATGATTTGATGAAACAATCACAACATATTGACAGACTTCTTCATAAGCAAACATTAGAAGAGATTGAAAAGAATCGAATTCGAGTAGGAGCATCTATAGATTTCATTAGATGGTTGACATTTCAAGGTTGTGCATACAGAGGACATGATGAAAGCCAAAGTTCAAGCAACAGAGGTAACTTTTTGGAAATGttgaaattttttggattttacaaTGAAAGAGTGAAAAAGAATGTTTTGAAAAATGCTCCAAAAAATGCTAAGTATACTTCAAATGATGTCCAAAAAGAAATTCTACATATTCTTGCTACTAAGGTGAGAAATTCAATTAGAGAAGAGATTGGAGATGCcaaattttgtattattgttgATGAAACTAGAGATGAATCTAAAAAGGAGCAAATGGCTATTGTTTTGAGATTTGTTACTCTAGATGGTTTTGTTAAAGAGAGATTCTTTGATATTGTGCATGTCACTGATACTTGTGCAACAACTTTAAagaaagaattgatttttgTCCTTTCTCATTATACTTGTGCATTGTTTTGCTCATAG